In Gimesia benthica, a single window of DNA contains:
- a CDS encoding Gfo/Idh/MocA family protein, whose product MSQAKAVRWGVIGLGWFGEVHADNLAEMPDIELTALCTRRPDRLNEVADRLNVSKRYTDYHELLADPDIDVVSITTHIYDHREIAIEALRSGKHVLLEKPMAPTLADCEQILDAAAQSDGLFMVGHICRFDPRVTIAKQAIEEGRIGNIISMHARRNLSKAIGETVLDDISALMGDGIHDADLMLWFSQANVSTVYAQEVHPGKNKFPDAGWSIARLDSGAVAVVESVWHLPESTPFTIDARMEIIGTEGALYINCGEAGLAIHDAQGVKLPDTMYWPRPLGNYFGVLKEELRYFANCVRKGEPPQRITPAESAAAVAWMEAATESARTGTVITF is encoded by the coding sequence GTGAGTCAGGCAAAGGCGGTTCGATGGGGCGTGATAGGACTGGGATGGTTTGGTGAAGTTCATGCCGATAATCTGGCTGAGATGCCGGATATTGAATTGACCGCACTCTGCACTCGCAGGCCAGATCGCTTGAATGAAGTGGCTGACCGGCTGAACGTCTCGAAACGCTACACGGACTACCACGAATTGCTGGCCGACCCTGATATCGATGTGGTGAGTATTACCACCCACATTTATGATCATCGTGAAATTGCCATTGAAGCCTTGCGGAGTGGTAAGCATGTTTTGCTCGAAAAACCGATGGCGCCAACGCTGGCGGACTGCGAGCAGATTCTGGATGCAGCCGCTCAGTCGGACGGATTATTCATGGTGGGGCACATCTGCCGGTTTGATCCCCGGGTAACCATCGCGAAGCAGGCAATTGAAGAGGGACGGATTGGAAATATTATTTCGATGCATGCCCGTCGGAATCTGTCGAAGGCTATTGGTGAAACGGTGCTCGATGATATTTCGGCACTGATGGGAGACGGAATCCATGACGCGGATCTGATGCTCTGGTTCAGTCAGGCAAACGTCTCCACGGTCTATGCTCAGGAAGTCCATCCCGGCAAGAACAAATTTCCGGATGCCGGCTGGTCGATTGCCCGGCTGGACAGTGGTGCGGTCGCTGTGGTTGAGTCAGTCTGGCATTTGCCGGAATCCACTCCGTTTACGATTGATGCCCGCATGGAAATCATCGGGACGGAGGGAGCGCTCTATATCAACTGTGGTGAGGCGGGCCTGGCGATTCATGATGCACAGGGAGTGAAACTGCCCGATACCATGTACTGGCCCCGTCCTCTGGGGAATTATTTTGGAGTGTTAAAGGAAGAGTTACGATATTTTGCCAACTGCGTCCGCAAGGGGGAACCACCTCAACGGATTACACCCGCTGAATCTGCTGCCGCTGTCGCCTGGATGGAAGCGGCAACGGAGTCGGCACGGACAGGGACGGTCATTACATTTTGA